A DNA window from Macadamia integrifolia cultivar HAES 741 chromosome 4, SCU_Mint_v3, whole genome shotgun sequence contains the following coding sequences:
- the LOC122075894 gene encoding uncharacterized protein LOC122075894 → MVLDSLSSPHRRSQNPLSSSFRKQFPAHDEFGSLSTLVQRHRFLLSTLALLAFLCCIYLYFAITLGATESCSGLTGAQKALCRLEEAKASVSKGKLKFF, encoded by the coding sequence ATGGTCCTAGACAGCTTATCTTCTCCACATCGGAGGTCCCAAAACCCACTGTCATCCTCATTTAGGAAACAGTTCCCAGCCCATGATGAATTTGGAAGCTTGTCAACACTTGTTCAACGGCACCGTTTTCTTCTATCAACGCTTGCTCTTCTAGCTTTCCTGTGCTGTATTTATCTCTACTTTGCTATCACTCTGGGAGCCACTGAATCTTGTTCAGGGTTGACAGGAGCGCAAAAGGCATTGTGTCGATTGGAGGAGGCAAAAGCATCTGTATCCAAAGggaaactgaaatttttctgA